The window CGAATGACCATCAGAGAGCGGCTCCTTGACGTGCTTTACCTCCGTCTGCTTCTTGCTAGGGATGGTCAAATCTCCGCATTTTTCGATCAACAGCCGCTCACCTCGTCGCAACTCGTAGCATTGCTCGACGGCCACGCAAAGCTGATATATTGTTCCCCGCGCCGACGTAGATGCATCGGCACGATAGCGTCCTGCTACCATACGCGGTATCTCGCAATAGGGATAGTCGTCACCACTCGACAATCACCGCAATTAGTAAAAGATTAGTTAAATATATCACTATCCCTAAGATTTCGACCGAACGGAACCCTCCTAAACCCGACGTTCGTAGGGTGTCAAGAGTACCTCAGGCCACGTCGGACGAACGTCCACCATCAGCTCATCTTCAAGTCGTCCATATTCCGGTTAGGAGTATGTGGCCATGATTTCCCAGACCTCGAACGGATGTTCCGTCAGGTTGGCGGAGGCGACGATATCGATCTCGCCGGCTTCCAGGACCAGCTTGACGAAGTTGGCTTGCTCCAGATAGTCGGGCGAGATGGCCTCAGCCGCGTCGCTCAGTCGGGGCGTCACGTAGCCAAGGTACTGCGGGTCGGGCACGAACAGATCGATGTCGCGGGAAAAGCGATGGTGGTACCGGAGCATGAGAACGGTGCCGCCGCCGAACGTCCAGAGCGGCTCAATCCCACCGTGTTTGCGCACCTCGTCCATCAAGGTGAATGCATGCGGGAACAGGCTTTCCCAGATATCCCCTTTCCGTTCCACCTTCATGCCCACAGTCCTCCGCGCGTCGCCATCAATGCCTGCGCCAGCCTCCGCAGGTTCTTCCAGATCTCCGACGGCCTGCGCTGCCGCCTGGCGGCCACCTCCGCCACCATCTTGGTAACGAGCTGCAGTGGCGCCTCATCCAGCACCTGGGCCAGATGCGCCCGAAAGGCGGCTGGCACTTGACCAGTAGCCAGTGCCTGCTCCAGTTCCTCCGGCGTCAACTCCCCTGCATAGCTGACGCTGGCCCCTTTTGCGGCCATCCACAGTGCCCGCGTCGGCCTTCCCTCGGCTTGCCGTGCTGCTTCCGGGTCGTCCACCTCCAGCGTCAGGCCAAGCACGTCCAGCAGCCGTCCCAAGGTATCGAGCGTGGCATTCACATGGCCATGCTCGATGCCGTTGAGAGACTGGCGCGACACATTTGCCATGTCCGCGAGCTGCTGCTGGGTGAGGTCAAGCGCGGTGCGTTTGCGTTGGATGGCTGCGCCAAGCGTCGCTGAGTTCATCTTGCGATCCATTTTTGTCAAGTACAGACGACAAGATCAGCTCAAGCGATATGACACAAGCAGGTACACAGCTTTCGCTTCCCTCCAGATCATTTCTAGTTCTTCGATCCGTCTACGGGTCTGCCGCCGTGGCTCTCTAGGGCATCCGGTGTTTGGGTTCGCCCCCCCCCATAACTAGATAGCCGCAATGATGTATGAGGCATCGACTTCATCATCTGGACTATCGTCGTAATGATCCATTTCGGCACGTATGACGTATGTCACACCTCTCGGTACGACAAAGGTCTTGATCTCGTCGTAGTCAATGCCCGGCTCCATCACGTACCCGCCGTTGAATCCCGATACGATGTTGTGCGCAGCAAACGTTACAGGTACGCCTTCGAGATCGAGGTAGCCGTTTGGGGATTTGCTCGGTAGCGCCTTGATGTCCACGCTGATGTCCCCACGCGTTCCACCGAGCAACTCGATCGGCACCTTCCCCAGATTCCTTGGCCGAATGTGTACAACGAGCAGTCGTCGCTCATCGTCATAGGGCATCACTTCCGCTGTTACGCTGATATTCGGATTGGCTTCGTGCGTGTCTTCGACGGAGAAATTGTGGTACGCCCACCATCCCGTCACCGGAATCGCGATCAGCGAGACGACCGTCAGCAAGAGATCGGCCCATGGCTTCACTTTTTCCAGTTGGATGCGCATAGTGCCCCCCCTGCATAGGAAACAATGCATCGAAAGATGCTAGCTCAAATAGTTGACGCTGGAGCCACTCTTGGAGAGTCCATCAGCTGGTGCGCCACATGAATGCGGCCAGGCAACCCGTCTTTCCCCGATGCCCCTCCATAGATGGCCGTCACGGTAGCTTGGCGCGCAGACGGTCTATCCAGGTCGGTGGAAGGGGAACGTAGTCTTTGTCTTCACCGGGGCTGTAGTAGACGATGTCATCGCCCCAGGCAATACGAGGCTCTGCTATCTCCATGAACATGCGCTCAGCGATTTTTTCGCCCGTTTTGGCGTCATAGAGGCGAAACAGTGAACTGTCTCTAAAGGCCATATAGCAATGCTCGCCAATATAGTCCCCCTCGGCCTCACGTTCGCATTCGTGGGCGGTGGATCTGTAATACATCCCGCCCCCATACCAAAGAAGCAAGATGGGCACGAGCACATAGGCCAACATCTTCAATATTCGTTTCATCGCCGGAACTCAAAGACCATCGGTTCACGAAGCCTCATGCGGTAGCGGTTGGAGTACAGCACCAGGTCGCCGCCTTGCCGATGCTTTAACTGCCACTCCCGGTAGTCGCGATTGCGAACGGTATAGAACACGTGCCCCCCTGTCATCCTGCCGTACCGAGCTACGGGGGGCATCTTGGCCGTTGAGACTTCCCCAAGTACGGCATACGCCGGTACTACAATCAGCCCATGCTTGTTCCAGTTTCCGAGATATTGCGTTCCCTTGGAGGTGGGACTGCCGTCCGTCCGGTCATGGAACGTGAACACGTCGCGGGCATAGTAGTTGATCTCGTCGATTTCCAGCCGCCCATTGAAGTAGGTGAACTTGCTCAGGGCCGCATAGAACGAGAAGCCCGCCAACGCCCCATAGAGGTCGTCCATCAGAATTGGCGTCACCGATCCAGCGACCCCCATGATGGCTTTGCTGGTCAGGTCGCTGTCGACGTTGACCAATTGATATTGATATGTTCGGTGATACTTCTGCCAGTCGCCCTCGCATCGCGCCCATGTGTCAATCACATAAGGGGACGACTCCCAGTTGCGCGCCTTGAGCTTCAATTCATTGATGGCCGACGCGTTGAATAGTCTTTCATTCAGAAGCTCGTCCAGCTTGGCCTTGGCACGTGGGAAGCGCAGAAGCCAGTCCATCTTGATCGTCGTCGTGTCGATCATACTGGGCGGGAATGGCTGACCATCCTGATTGACGCCCAAGACAGCACCCTTGTCAGTGGTCGGGTAATTCAACTCCCCTGCGAACCACTTGCGCTGGAGCTTCGCGGAAACGGGCCAGTTCAGGCCATCCATCGCTTTGGGGACGTCCTGCAAGTCGAACGGGGGAAGGAGCTTGGCGGGGATTATTCTCGGGGGACCAAGGGTCCCTCCTGGCCCTTCCGGGACGACCGCGGTCTGGCTGTGCGCCCATTCATGGATCTTTGCACCGACTTCCAGCAGACCCTGGATGAGAGGCTTGGGCGCTTCCTTGGGCTTGGGTGGCTCCTTTGGTTTCGGCGGGGGCGGTGGCTGGTCGCGCAGAGCGGGGGGAGCCTTGTCGGTAGACAGAACGACATCGTCCACTGGCGTGCAGCGCTTGCCTTTCGCTGCCTTCCATTCGGAGTTGAACATCGATTTCTCGTAGTACTCCAGCGGCTCCTCTGAATCCAGCGGCATGGTGGCTCCATCGTTGTTGGTGGCAAGCCATTTTTGCCGACGGCACAGAGTCTCACCGCACGGGTACGGCGCATTTGCACCGGGGTATTTTCCCAACTGATCTGCGCAAAATCTAAGAGCGGTCGCAGTCGACTGAGCTTGGGAATCATCGGAAAAACATCACAGATCCCGGTGCGCGCATCACTTCCTGACAACCCTGGCATCCGGATCTCAACATCCTGACGAGCAGGCCATTATGCTAAGCGCCTGCACGAGCGTGTCGATTTGCATGAAGACTCTTCTACACCACATGATGGATTCAGCCGTTGGCAAATGGCAAAGTGATTGCCCGTTTCGACCGACAGCGAACCAGTCACCGTCGCCAAGCGTGCGACCGATACGCCGGCTGAACGATTCCATCAAGCTGATGCATCGACCGGTCGAATCTGCAGCCAGGAGCCGTCATTCACCGCGATGTTCGCTGGCCCCGCAGCCGGTACACCCCATGTGCCAGAGGCCGCCTTGCTTTGTGACCGGTGCACGCCGCAAAGCGCAAGCGGCTCTTCACGCATGCGGCCAGGAAAGCGACGGCCCTGCACGTCCGATCGGCTATCATGCCATTCCTCTCCGAAGTAGCTCCCTATGATTTCCATCCGCAATGTCACGCTGCGCCGTGGCGTCAATGTCGTGCTCGACCGCGCGTCCGTCAGTTTCAACCCCGGCGAGAAGATTGGTCTTGTCGGCCGCAATGGCGCCGGCAAGTCGTCTTTCTTCGGCCTTCTCAACGGCACGCTGCACGAAGACAGCGGTGAGTTCTCGATTCCCGCGGCATGGAAGATGGGCCAGGTTGCGCAGGAGATGCCGGAGACCGAGCAGAGCGCGACCGACTTCGTCGTCGAGGGGGACACCGCGCTGTTGGCCGCGCAGGCGGAAGTCGCCGCCGCCGAGGCCAGCGACGACGGCATGCGCATGGCGCACGCCTACATGGCCCTGCTCGACGCCGGCGCGCACGATGCCCCCGCACGTGCCCAGGCGCTGATCCTGGGCCTTGGCTTCAGTGCTGCGCAGCTGGATCAGCCGGTCAACAGTTTCTCCGGCGGCTGGCGCATGCGGCTGCAACTGGCGCGCGCGCTCATGTGCCCGTCCGACCTGCTTCTGCTCGACGAGCCGACCAATCACCTGGACCTCGACGCGCTGGTCTGGCTGGAAGCCTGGCTCAAGCGCTATCAAGGCACCCTGGTCGTGATCAGCCACGACCGCGAATTCCTCGACGCGGTGACGCAGGTGACGGTGCACGTCGACAACGCCAAGCTGGTGCGTTATGGCGGCAACTACAGCAAGTTCGAGGAAATGCGCGCGGAGCAACTCGTCTTGCAGCAGGCCGCGATGGCCAAGCAGGCGGAGAAAATCGCCCACCTGCAGAAATTCATCGACCGTTTCAAGGCCAAGGCTTCGAAGGCGAAGCAGGCGCAGAGCCGGGTCAAGGCGCTCGAACGCATGGAGAAGATCGCTCCGGTGCTTGCCGACGCAGAGTTCAGCTTCGAGTTCAAGGAGCCACTCAACGTCCCGAACCCGCTGTTGTCGATGCTGGACGCGAGCTTCGGCTACCCGGCGCCGGCCGACGCTCTGCCGGGCACCCCGCCCACGGTCATCGTGCGGGGCATCAACCGTTCCGTGCTGGCCGGGCAGCGCATCGGCATTCTCGGCGCCAACGGCCAAGGCAAGTCCACGCTGGTGAAGACGGTGGCGCACGCGCTGGCGCCGATTTCCGGCGAAATCAGCGAAGGCAAAGGCCTGAACATCGGCTACTTCGCCCAGCAGGAACTCGACGTGCTGCGCCCGCTCGACACGCCGATGGAACACATGAATCGCCTGGCCAAGGACACGCCGCCGCACATGCGCGCTCCCGGCCAGAGTGGCACTGAACAATCCCTTCGCACCTTCCTCGGCACCTTCAACTTCAGCGGCGACATGGTCCATCAGCCGGTTGGCACGATGAGCGGCGGCGAAAAGGCGCGGCTCGTGCTGTGCATGATCGTGTGGCAGCGCCCCAACCTGCTGCTGCTCGACGAGCCGACCAACCACCTCGACCTGGCCACGCGCGAAGCGCTAGGCATCGCGCTCAACGAATTCGAAGGCACCGTGATGCTGGTCAGCCACGACCGCGCCCTGCTGCGCGCCGTATGCGACGAGTTCTGGCTGGTCACCAAAGGCGGCGTCGAGCCTTTCGACGGGGATCTGGACGATTACCAGCAGTTCCTGCGCGACGAAGCCCGCCGCATGCGCGAGGAGGCTGCCGCAGCGTAGGAGGTCATTGCCTGACATGGTGAGACAAAGGGCGGGCGTGAGCCTCACGGATTCCGCCTGAAGGTCGCCCGAAGGCCGCCATGGAGCGTATCGAGACGGATACGAACTTCGGCGCCGAGATCGATCAAGAGGCGCCGCTGTCCGAATCCAATAAGGATTTCTTGCAGGGCGCGGTGCGGGAATTGCCCCTTGCCAAGGCCTTACATAGATTCCCCGCGCATTGGCAAGACGGTTACGTTTGCGTCGGCAAGTCAATCGCCGGCGATGGAGACTCCGTGCCGTGCTGCTTCAGCATGGCCTTGAGTCGTTCTGCCATGGCTTTGGCGCGGGCCATGAAGTCAGCATCGCTGACGGCATCACGACTCGAGGCGGTTGTTCTTGCGATCGTCAGGTAGGCATCGGCGTGGCTGGTACCGGCCAGCGTCGAGGTATCCACCGACATTTTGCTTGCTGTCCGGTCGGCGCCGGATAGCAAGCCACCGCTGGTGCTTGGATCTGCGCCGCCCGCGCTTGCCCCGTCGGACTGCGTGAATCCTAATGCCTCGCTATGGAATACAGCCTGAATCTGCGGGTCTCCAGCCCCTGTAAATTGGCTCACGGGGTCTTTCAATGCCTTCGCCGTATCTGCGATGACTTTCGGCTGAAATTCGAGCAGATACAGGCGGCGCATCATCTCTTCAAGTCAGAAGCCGGCGGCCCCCCGGGTCGAACGATCGGACGCTGACCTACATCTCCACCTTGTCCGACATCACGTTGGACACAGATCCACCAGCGAGTTTTCCGAAAGTCACGGCGGTCGATTGGGACGGGGACGACGTTTAGCGACACGATGGCTCGCAGGCCGATCGCGATACCGCTGGCTGCAACGATCGGACAGAACCCATCGAAGAACGACATTTCATTCGACACAAGAAGCCAAATCCGCGCCAAGAATAGAGATCTCCCAATACTCTATCAATCAGTATGAAAATAGCATTTATTCTCCGCATTGGCTCTTTCACTTCCTGAGCTCACATTGCCACAATCGAAAGGATCAAAATACCATGATGAAAGGAATTGTCCGGCAGGGGGATAAAACAACGCACGGCGGCACAGTACTAGAGGGTATCCCTAACTTCAGGATTCACGGCCTCCCTGCAGCCGCCGTTGGACACATGGTTTCATGCCCTCTTTGCAATGGGGTTTTTCCAATTATCGAGGGCGATACAGGATTTACCGCACACGGCAAGGCTATTGCTTTGCACGGAATGCGAACCGCCTGTGGCGCTCAGTTGATCTCGTCAACGGCGGGCTTCGCTAACGTTGAGCATCCGAGGAGCAGCGCAGTCTTTGCCAGCACCCATAACAAAGACGGATTGCTTCGCGTTCCGGCGTCGCCTCATGATGCCAACAGATTTGATGACCTGTATGTGCTGCTTGATAGCAAAACCCAGGCTCCGTTGGCGAACACTGAATATGCACTTGTGCGAGAAACTGGCGAACCGGAGTTCGGCACGACAGACAACAAAGGGCGAACGCATCTGCTAGCCTCGGAGGCGCGTGCACGGAATGTGCAAATCTATGTAGAGGGTTGACACCATGGCAGACAAACTCGTATCCCCCTCCACAGGCAAGACTCTGATTCCCATTGGCAGCCGCACAACAACGCCGCTACCCGAAAACGAGCCAAAACCGATTCATATTGATCGTGAGTATATCGAAGTGGTCGTCTTCGACAGCTTGCCACGACCGGCATCTGCATTTGGGCACGTAGCAATAGCCATCGACAGAACTGTGTATAGCCGTGCGCATGAGAAGTATTTCAAAGGGCCATTCAGAGATTACCTGAATAGCAATACGCAAAAAGTACAGCGCGATGCGATCGGCCTCCATTTATGGGTATCTCCTCGCGAAAGGAAGATCATTATTGATGAGCTAGAGCGGCGCGTCGCCATCGACGCGAAATATAGCGTTTTCGATAATTCGTGCAGTTCGAACGTGGCGGACGTACTTGAAATGGTCGGAGTACTGGCGCATGATCCTCGGTATTTTCCAACGCCAGTCTCGCCTGCTGACTTGTTGGCGGTTTTGTCGAAATCGAACCGGCTTGTTGAGCGGAGACTATATCGCAAGGGGCAAAGCTATGAGGGCGGCGCGTCCGGGAATTGGTAGATGGATGTTGATTGGCCTACTAGCGCTGACCGCAACTGCCCTGCTCGCCATCTGGTGGAATGACTATGTCATAGACATGTTTGGACGCACAGCTGAAGCACGCGTCGGTTTGCGCGCAATGGCCAATGACGCAATGGAGGGGACCGGACCCGTTATCGGAACAGTAGAACCAGGCACACGATGCTATCTGTTGCAAGTGAAAATCAAAGGACTTGCAGCATTTCGCATCAAGTGTAGCAACGGCCTGGAAGGGTGGACGGACGAAGCTCAAGCATTCGATCCACCCCTAAGGGTCAGCTTATTCGGAAGGTAGACGAAATCAGGTAGCCTTCCCTGGGGATGCTCTGCACAAACGCGAATCGAGTGTGCTTGGCCGATTAACAGGAGTGAATGCGCCAAGACGCCAACCTATCAGCCCGGAGCGAAGCTGGCTGGCGCGCGTGGCGCAGCATTCGCGGACTGCGCGTGAGGCATCGGCGTGAGCCAGAAGCGCACTCATGCCCCTTTCCAACCTATCGACCTGTCTGAGGAAATTAGACCATCACACGCGCCCTGCTGCGCGCCGTATGCGCCGAGTTCTGGCTGGTCACCAAGAGGCGATCTCAGTCGATGCTGCGCCAGCCCTTACCGGGCAAGCGTCTGGAGGTTGCGAACCCAATGTGTCGCCGAAAAGCTCGGGCCCGGGTCAGCCAACTACCAAGCCCAGCCAACGGGCGGAGATCGGCCAGGAAAGCAGCCTTTCAACTTCAGAAGAATGATTACTCCTTCATCGACCGACTCGGCCCATCAAGTGGCCTCATCGATGATACGGATCCCTGCTGCCGGTGGGGACGAACGAAGGAGCGCTGGCGCTGGCCGATGCCAACCGGGATATCTCGAAAAAGCGCTTCGCCCAGGCGCGTGCCAGGTCGACACTGCCGCGGCACAGTCGGCGTGAGGCCAAGCAGGCGGTCTTCCACAGGCATGCCGGGCGGGCCGCCACGGTCTCTGAAGATCCGCTGACCACGGCGTCACACTCATGATCGTTGCGCCGTCAGCGCGCGCAGTTCCTCGAGCAGCTTGATCGACGGACCGGGCAGCATGCCGGCCCTTCGACGGAACGCAGTCAGGACTCTCTTGTCGCTGGCGCCTGGCATCTCCAGGGCGTCGATGAGCCCCGCCTTGCGCTCGGCGTCGTACATGGGCTCGGGCATCCAGCCAAGAAAGCCTGAACGCCCGATCAAGCTCTTGAGCGCCATGACGGAGCGGGTCTCGACGACGATGTTGGGCAAGGCCAGGTTCTGTCGCGAAAACACCTTCTTCATGTGCTCGAAAGGCCCGGTTCCCTTCGGAAGCATGGCCCAGCGCTCTTGCAGCGTATCAGCGAGCTTGAGATCTGGCTTTTTTCGCAAAGGATGGCGCCGACCCGCAACCACGTGGCTGGTGTCCTCCCAACGGCAATCCTTGACAGCGACGATCTCGTCAGTGTCCTCGACGTCGACCCCCAGCGCCAGATCGATTTCATGGGAGACCAGCGCATCAGCAAGGCGATCCCAGACGCCTTCGATGATCTGGACTTGAAGATTTGGCCACTTCTTGATTGTGCTGCCGATGGCCAAGGGAAGCACCAGGCAGGCAATGCTGCCGACTGCGCCGACGCGAATCGTACCTTTTGCCAAGCCTAGCATCGCCTTGATGTGCTCATTCGCATGCTCGGACTCGCGCTGCAATAGGAGCGCGTGGGGCTGCAAGGCCTTTCCCACATCCGTCAGCTGCATACCCTTCGAGTGGCGCTCGAACAGAGGTGCGCCAACCTGCTCCTCGAGCCGGCGGATGGTGCGACTCAGCGCCGGTTGCGTCACGTTCAGGGCGTTAGCCGCCCGCCCAAGGCTTCCAGACGAAACGATGGCGTTGAAGGCGACAAGGTATTGGAGGTCGAAAGTCATGCTTAACGGTAATGACTTTCTCTCAAGAAAGCAATTTTCATGAGGGTGACGAACTTTCACACTTGTGCCATCGAGACTAGTGCTGCGACTCGTGCAGTGCACAACAGAAGGAAAGCGCGCAATGACCGGACCCCTACCACTCGCCGTCGTCGACGCAGCCAAGCAACCCGGCACCGTCACCGTCACCGTTCGCGACGCCGTCGTCGACCTCATGCGTCGTTTCGGCATGACTTCCGTGTTCGCGAACCCCGGTTCGACCGAGCTCCCGATGTTCCGCGATTTCCCAGCCGACTTCCGCTACGTACTGGGCTTGCAGGAGGCTACCGTGGTGGGCATGGCGGATGGCTACGCCCAGGCCACGCGAAACGCTTCCTTCGTGAACTTGCATTCGGCGGCAGGCGTGGGCAATGCGATGGGCAACATCTTTACCGCTCACAAGAATCGCACGCCGATGGTCATCACGGCAGGCCAGCAGGCGCGCTCGATCCTCCCTTTCGACCCATTCCTGTCTTCGGCGCAAGCCACCGAACTCCCCAAGCCCTATGTGAAATGGAGCATCGAGCCGGCGCGCGCTCAAGACGTGCCACAGGCCATCGCGCGGGCGTACTACATCGCGATGATGCCGCCGCGTGGCCCCGTGCTGGTGTCGGTGCCGGTAGATGACTGGGACCAGCCAGCAGAGTTCGTGCCGGCAAGGGTCGTGAGTACGGAGCTTCGCCCGCAGCCTGCCGTCCTGGCACAAATCGGCGACGCGCTGGATGCAAGTCATCGGCCGGCGCTCGTCGTAGGTGCCGCGATCGATCGGGACAATGCGTGGAACGAGGTCGTGGCTCTGGCCGAGGCGCACAACGCCCGCGTGTGGGCAGCGCCGATGTCCGGCCGGTGCAGCTTCCCCGAAGATCATCGGCTGTTCGCTGGCTTCCTGCCCGCAATGCGCGAGCGGATCGTCGAACTGCTCGGCGACCATGACCTGATCCTTGCCATTGGTGCGCCCGCGTTCGCGTATCACGTCGAAGGCGCGGGACCACACATCCCGAGCGGCGCTACGTTGTGCCAGCTGACCGAGGACCCGGATACCGCGGCTTGGACGCCGGTCGGCATGTCGGCGGTCGGCAGCATCCGCCTGGGAGTTCTCGATCTGCTCGCCCGCCCGGTGCCCCAGGTTCGAGCCGTGCCGCCGGCCAGGATCAAAGCGCCAAAGGCGGAGCCTTCGCCGTTGATGTCGGTTGCCTACGTCCTGCAGACGTTGGCGCAAGTGAAGGCACCCGAGGACATCGTGGTCGAGGAAGCACCGAGCGCGCGCCCGGTGATGCAAGCCTATCTGCCCATCACCCGCAGCGAAACCTTCTTCACCATGGACAGCGGCGGTCTCGGCTACGGCATGCCGGCAGCAGTGGGCGTAGCGCTCGGCAAACCGGGCAGCCGCGTCATCTGCCTGATGGGCGACGGTTCCAGCATGTACTCGATACAGGCGCTGTGGACCGCCGCGCAACTCGAACTGCCGATCACGTTCGTGATCCTGAACAACCGTCGGTACGCTGCGCTACAGGATTTCGCGCCCGTGTTCGGGTTCTCTGCGACCGATGTCGTCCAGGGAACGGAACTGCCCGACATCGATTTCTTGTCGCTGGCCAAGGGCATGGGATGCGCCGCCACGCTCGTCAGCGATGCCGGCGATCTGCGGGCGGTGCTCGAACTCGCCCTCGCCGCCAAGGCGCCAAACGTCGTGGAGGTTCGGGTCGCCTGAAGACACCGCCGGCTCACG of the Cupriavidus malaysiensis genome contains:
- a CDS encoding nucleotidyl transferase AbiEii/AbiGii toxin family protein codes for the protein MKVERKGDIWESLFPHAFTLMDEVRKHGGIEPLWTFGGGTVLMLRYHHRFSRDIDLFVPDPQYLGYVTPRLSDAAEAISPDYLEQANFVKLVLEAGEIDIVASANLTEHPFEVWEIMATYS
- a CDS encoding DUF6402 family protein produces the protein MPLDSEEPLEYYEKSMFNSEWKAAKGKRCTPVDDVVLSTDKAPPALRDQPPPPPKPKEPPKPKEAPKPLIQGLLEVGAKIHEWAHSQTAVVPEGPGGTLGPPRIIPAKLLPPFDLQDVPKAMDGLNWPVSAKLQRKWFAGELNYPTTDKGAVLGVNQDGQPFPPSMIDTTTIKMDWLLRFPRAKAKLDELLNERLFNASAINELKLKARNWESSPYVIDTWARCEGDWQKYHRTYQYQLVNVDSDLTSKAIMGVAGSVTPILMDDLYGALAGFSFYAALSKFTYFNGRLEIDEINYYARDVFTFHDRTDGSPTSKGTQYLGNWNKHGLIVVPAYAVLGEVSTAKMPPVARYGRMTGGHVFYTVRNRDYREWQLKHRQGGDLVLYSNRYRMRLREPMVFEFRR
- a CDS encoding ABC-F family ATP-binding cassette domain-containing protein, yielding MISIRNVTLRRGVNVVLDRASVSFNPGEKIGLVGRNGAGKSSFFGLLNGTLHEDSGEFSIPAAWKMGQVAQEMPETEQSATDFVVEGDTALLAAQAEVAAAEASDDGMRMAHAYMALLDAGAHDAPARAQALILGLGFSAAQLDQPVNSFSGGWRMRLQLARALMCPSDLLLLDEPTNHLDLDALVWLEAWLKRYQGTLVVISHDREFLDAVTQVTVHVDNAKLVRYGGNYSKFEEMRAEQLVLQQAAMAKQAEKIAHLQKFIDRFKAKASKAKQAQSRVKALERMEKIAPVLADAEFSFEFKEPLNVPNPLLSMLDASFGYPAPADALPGTPPTVIVRGINRSVLAGQRIGILGANGQGKSTLVKTVAHALAPISGEISEGKGLNIGYFAQQELDVLRPLDTPMEHMNRLAKDTPPHMRAPGQSGTEQSLRTFLGTFNFSGDMVHQPVGTMSGGEKARLVLCMIVWQRPNLLLLDEPTNHLDLATREALGIALNEFEGTVMLVSHDRALLRAVCDEFWLVTKGGVEPFDGDLDDYQQFLRDEARRMREEAAAA
- a CDS encoding helix-turn-helix transcriptional regulator, whose translation is MNSATLGAAIQRKRTALDLTQQQLADMANVSRQSLNGIEHGHVNATLDTLGRLLDVLGLTLEVDDPEAARQAEGRPTRALWMAAKGASVSYAGELTPEELEQALATGQVPAAFRAHLAQVLDEAPLQLVTKMVAEVAARRQRRPSEIWKNLRRLAQALMATRGGLWA
- a CDS encoding PAAR domain-containing protein — its product is MMKGIVRQGDKTTHGGTVLEGIPNFRIHGLPAAAVGHMVSCPLCNGVFPIIEGDTGFTAHGKAIALHGMRTACGAQLISSTAGFANVEHPRSSAVFASTHNKDGLLRVPASPHDANRFDDLYVLLDSKTQAPLANTEYALVRETGEPEFGTTDNKGRTHLLASEARARNVQIYVEG
- a CDS encoding DUF4105 domain-containing protein, with translation MADKLVSPSTGKTLIPIGSRTTTPLPENEPKPIHIDREYIEVVVFDSLPRPASAFGHVAIAIDRTVYSRAHEKYFKGPFRDYLNSNTQKVQRDAIGLHLWVSPRERKIIIDELERRVAIDAKYSVFDNSCSSNVADVLEMVGVLAHDPRYFPTPVSPADLLAVLSKSNRLVERRLYRKGQSYEGGASGNW
- the mdlC gene encoding benzoylformate decarboxylase, giving the protein MTGPLPLAVVDAAKQPGTVTVTVRDAVVDLMRRFGMTSVFANPGSTELPMFRDFPADFRYVLGLQEATVVGMADGYAQATRNASFVNLHSAAGVGNAMGNIFTAHKNRTPMVITAGQQARSILPFDPFLSSAQATELPKPYVKWSIEPARAQDVPQAIARAYYIAMMPPRGPVLVSVPVDDWDQPAEFVPARVVSTELRPQPAVLAQIGDALDASHRPALVVGAAIDRDNAWNEVVALAEAHNARVWAAPMSGRCSFPEDHRLFAGFLPAMRERIVELLGDHDLILAIGAPAFAYHVEGAGPHIPSGATLCQLTEDPDTAAWTPVGMSAVGSIRLGVLDLLARPVPQVRAVPPARIKAPKAEPSPLMSVAYVLQTLAQVKAPEDIVVEEAPSARPVMQAYLPITRSETFFTMDSGGLGYGMPAAVGVALGKPGSRVICLMGDGSSMYSIQALWTAAQLELPITFVILNNRRYAALQDFAPVFGFSATDVVQGTELPDIDFLSLAKGMGCAATLVSDAGDLRAVLELALAAKAPNVVEVRVA
- a CDS encoding LysR family transcriptional regulator produces the protein MTFDLQYLVAFNAIVSSGSLGRAANALNVTQPALSRTIRRLEEQVGAPLFERHSKGMQLTDVGKALQPHALLLQRESEHANEHIKAMLGLAKGTIRVGAVGSIACLVLPLAIGSTIKKWPNLQVQIIEGVWDRLADALVSHEIDLALGVDVEDTDEIVAVKDCRWEDTSHVVAGRRHPLRKKPDLKLADTLQERWAMLPKGTGPFEHMKKVFSRQNLALPNIVVETRSVMALKSLIGRSGFLGWMPEPMYDAERKAGLIDALEMPGASDKRVLTAFRRRAGMLPGPSIKLLEELRALTAQRS